Genomic DNA from Niabella ginsenosidivorans:
AGTTTGCCAGCCGGCAGTTGTTAAATATTAGCCATTGTTTATAATTAATGCCCGTAGCGGCCTTCATCTGGGTGGCAATGATCCTTGCAGACCCAATGCCGGAACACAGACCGGGCGTATATTTCCGGATTGCTTATATTCTGTGTCCTGCCTGTATAAACTATTTAACAGGAGCACTTCCGGGGTTGGGCGGGTAACGGTTTTATAAAAGCCATTCATTAAACAAGCCCTTATTGCTGGCCTGGGTGTCTCAGATTTAAACGACAGGATGATTTCCCGGCACCGGATTATTTTAATCAAATGATTAAAATATTTGGTTAAATCAGCGAATAACTCCTATATTTGCTTTAAAAACAGATAGAGGAACATGCCTAAGGCCAAGCATACACAAAAGCTGGATGTGACCACGGAGGAAAAAATAAAGGCTGCCGCCCGTGCCGTGTTTCATAAGAAAGGGTTTGCTGCTACACGTACAAGAGATATTGCCGAGGAAGCCGGGATCAACCTGGCCTTGCTCAACTATTACTTTAGAAGTAAGGAAAAACTGTTTAATATCATAATGACAGAAACTTTATCGGGGTTTGTGCTGAGTATGACCGGTGTGCTTAATGACGAAACAACTGAGTTGGATAAGAAAGTGGAACTGATCGCTTCCAGCTATATTGATCTTATTTCCAAAGAACCTGAAATTCCGGTCTTCATCGTAAGTGAGATTCGTAATAACCCCAACAGTTTACTGGAAAAATTGCCTGTACAGCCATTAGTGCATCACTCAGTTTTTGTGAAACAGCATCAGACAGCAGTGGCAGCAGGAAAGATCACAGAACCCAATCCTCTGCATTTTTTAATGAATTTAATGGGGCTGATCGTTTTTCCGTTTGTAGGTAAACCATTAATACAGGGCATTTTCGGATTAAAGAATGCGCAATTCAATCAATTGATGCAGGAACGAAAAAAGCGGATCCCGATCTGGATAAAAGCAATGATGAAAGCGAAATAATTTTTTTGACCGGCAACTAATCAATTGATTAAATCAATGTTTCAAATAATCAGCAGAAGAATGTATATAAAGACAACATTTGAAAAACCATTTAATTTATCAGGTTATGGTTATTAAAAGATCCAGGCATTTCATTGCATTTTTAGTGGTATGCTGTCTGGCGCACAGAAGCAGCGCACAGACAGATAAACTTACACTGGAC
This window encodes:
- a CDS encoding TetR/AcrR family transcriptional regulator, with the translated sequence MPKAKHTQKLDVTTEEKIKAAARAVFHKKGFAATRTRDIAEEAGINLALLNYYFRSKEKLFNIIMTETLSGFVLSMTGVLNDETTELDKKVELIASSYIDLISKEPEIPVFIVSEIRNNPNSLLEKLPVQPLVHHSVFVKQHQTAVAAGKITEPNPLHFLMNLMGLIVFPFVGKPLIQGIFGLKNAQFNQLMQERKKRIPIWIKAMMKAK